The following are encoded together in the Pectobacterium wasabiae CFBP 3304 genome:
- a CDS encoding putative hemolysin translates to MKSLPWLCTAAVLLLAGCSNHSENTAATQQKATQNNDENVAVLLKSSSPVDVNCTLIGGTMGVSRQLDGASVGACQLANGKRCSEQSLMNGSCPAG, encoded by the coding sequence ATGAAATCATTACCATGGCTATGTACTGCAGCAGTGTTGTTGCTAGCGGGATGTAGCAATCATAGTGAAAATACGGCGGCTACCCAACAAAAAGCCACGCAAAATAATGATGAAAATGTAGCCGTGCTACTGAAAAGCAGTTCCCCTGTTGATGTTAACTGTACGCTGATTGGTGGGACGATGGGTGTCTCCAGGCAGCTTGATGGTGCGAGCGTAGGAGCCTGTCAGTTAGCTAATGGCAAGCGCTGTAGTGAACAATCGCTGATGAATGGCAGTTGTCCAGCCGGGTGA